The genomic segment CAATATCATTGTTATTTTTGCTTCTGaactagaaaaaaaaatggaaatttggaaAATTGTAGCACAGTATATTTGATATTTACCATATGTTACTTtggtagaaaaaaaaatcaaaacccagTAGAAAAGTCTACTTTTATCCACCCAGATTAAAATTCTAAATTGTGGTTGTGTTTAATAATGATTAATATTGAAAGAACACAGTACGGTACATTGTGTTTAGTCTTTAGATTAGAGATATCCcgcatttttcagattataagacacacttttcctcccaaatatttgggaggaaaatgaggggtgcatcttataatgcaaatgtagcttaccgggacctGGAGAATGGATGCTGTGCTGGCGGCTGCGAtagggctgtggtgggggctgcggaaagggctgtggtgggggctatgATGGTGGCTGTGCTGGCGGATGCACTGGGGCTATCTTGAGCAGGGCGGTGCGGTGGCTATCCCAGGTGCTCTGTCAGTGGtgtaggcttcaaataatggcacctggatCTTGCGCGGACACAGTTGgaactcttggctcaagatctcatctgcccaTGTGCCGCCTCcggtccattgatctcccagcagtggacttaaggaaaatggcacccagaggtggcgcatgAGAAAATGAGGTCTTggattgtcattgagctgagagctcaatctgtgcactagCTGACTCTggacaccatttctttgaagcctgcacctccgacagagcatctgtgacacccgccacATCGCCTTGCTCCACACAGCTAGCACAGCACCTGTAGTAAGCACAGCCCCCAACACAGCACCTGCAGCATTACACCAATCCAGCACCGCCCGTGCTGCCTGTGACTCCGCTTCACCACCGCTTTATATTCACCACCAGTTCATATTGCCCTGAAAAGGGCAAAACAAACACATTTGTCTTAATTGTGGCCTGTGACTGTTTTCCTGGTCATACATTGAGAGCATCACCCTGTAGACATGTGACAAACTCTCCGGAAAAACAAGTGCAGAGATCCAAGCTGTAGGCCAACAGCAAAGTGTGCAAAAAATACGAAAATGGATCAGCACTTCCATAAAAAATGAATAAACTTTGTTAGAGGTTAAAACATCCGAAAGGCTGTGATCACGTTCTAGAGACCCCCCCGCAATAGGTGAACATCAGTGAAGTAGCGAagttatatttactttattattaacctgtatttttttaattataagatgcacttttcctcccaaaaaattgggaggaataTGAGGGCTGTATCTTCTAATCTGAACCTAGCTTACTGGTGGGTGgtagagaataataataataataataagacagGAGGCAGGGGAAATGCTACAAACTGTTGACTGTGCACTGCAGAAGGAAAGGCAGGGGCTATCCTGAAAATGtctgcggtgcaggcttcaaataatggcacctggagtcagcgcatgcgcagactgagctctctgctcaagatcttAACTGCAGACAGGCTGCCTCCGGTCTGTTTGCTATCTCAGCATCCAACTTAAAGAAAATGGTGCCTGGaagtggcgcgtgtgcagatgagatcttggttcGTCATTGAACTggtagctcaatctgtgcatgtggCAACTCCAACCACCATATCTTTGAAGACCGCACCACTGACAGTTTCTGTATGTTCTTGCTAGTGCCtgcagcaagcatctgggacacccactacACCGCCCGCATCATTGCTTTTcttcaccactgcccctgcctcctatgacctggCTCCACCACCATCGCTGCCCCCCGACTTACACCAGGCAAGGCAGTGTCTTGCGTTGACTGGCAACTGGGAGACACAGCGTCCCATGTCTCCCAGGCTGTGAGACACACCAGGAGGCCCGATGTCCCACGTCCTTACATGACACACCACTTCCACACACTGCACCATCAAAAACATCTGTGTGACCAAGTGCGCAATAGCCTTTCACCCACAACAGGTGGCAGACTGTGGGGGAATTCTGATGATTGCAACCACGGCGGGTATTCCTAACATTTCCCCCTGTATTGAAAGTCCACTTTTTTTCCGGAAGCCCTAATGTCACTCTATACAATAATGAGCGTTAGACAAAAATTTCAccatttttctcctttttcttttttttttaaagtgaacaAACACATGAAAGAGAAAATAAAGTGAGATCGGCTCTTCAACATGTTGTGAAATTTAACCCTGAAGAAGAAAATATGATGGATCCGATCGTCTTACCACCAGCCGATTGTATCGTCACTTTTTGCATGATAGAGTTTATTAGCAAAGATAAAGATGATTTTATAAGATATCTCAAAAAGTTCTCAAGGTTGTTGAATCCTGGAGGACACATTATTTTTCTTGGGAGTTTAGAAGGGACGCATGCAACAGTTGGTAAAGACAAAATTCGCTTTCTGAATTATGATGAGGATTTTGCCAGGAAAGCTCTGGTTGATGCAGGTTTCGTAATTGATAATTGTGAGGTTAAGAAGAGAACACTTGTGAGTGACCTTACTGACTATAAGGCCATGATATTCATTGCTGCTCACAAGGATAcggtgtaagttaaaaaaaaaagtagtacaGTGTACATCTCAAGAGTTATATGTAAATGTTACAATAAAATCTAATATTTACAACAGAAATTATACTTTTTTCAGTTAGATGATGAGAACAATGTTGATTTCTACAATTTATGTTGAGTAGTACTAGTATATAGTAATATAAATCTATTTTCAGTGTAAAATTCACATATGTTTGACTTTCAGAATATCTGGAAAAACATATTGAAATTCAaacaatttcagaatttttttttatttaccagaaTTTCCTTTTACATTTTCTCTTTTGTCACATTTGTATCATTAAAATTTTTCTGACATTTGGGATGTTGTATTGTGAGCCTgtctaaaaaaaatagaaaaaatgctTGCTACATTTTGAGAAAAATTTTCCTTACCCAGGAAAGAAACCTAAAAATTTTTGAAAGGAAGAAATGTATTAAATGTAGTAAAAAATAAAATTTCACTGAAGACTTTCCAGTCTTATCTGTCTAAAgagtttttttaaaagaaaaaaaagataaaataccaAAACGTTGTGAAACCTCTTGAAATACGAAATGTCTTCTGCAAGGATTATTATTCTAAAATGTTTATAAAATGTGTCAAGTAGAAAACATTAAAAATGGATGAAGAGACATCATATATTCATCCGATTTCTTATGATTTCTTCATCAATAGAATGAACAATGTTTcttgtttattaaagtaatcatcaACAAATACTGACAGTACATGATGATCAGGAGAACCGATCATCCACTAATAGTAAAGTATATCCTAAGGCAAGAAGCAAATTTCATCTAGTTGTTTAAAGTGCACCAGTCAACAGGATTTTccaatataacctaaagccagtgctatactgacactatcaggctgattctatacatacagtgctatactggcactatcaggctgattctatacatacctttagtggtaagCTCGGATGtactgtataggttttgaaataaaagcaagtaaagtttgtaaaatgagcagctttttgaaggaCAGAAGCTGCTGATcaactgatagctggggtgggtatttacAGTGATTCTCGCCCCCCTGCTTGTCTGTCCTCCTTccttgttatttatgctaattctattatacaattgttttactaagtgactagaaggacctgtgctgatgttatacccatgtgaccagaaggggaggggcctcagacaacatagctgataccaggaagcaatattATTTTTCAATTGGCTGAGGTCCCGCACTTTCTGAtcatatgggtatgacatcagcacaggtccttctggccacttagTAAAAAAATGctataatataattagcataaataacaaggATTAGGACAGGCAGTGGGGTGgggatcactatcaaaacccaccacagctatcagctgatcgacagctgctgccattcaaaaagctatacattttacaaactttacttgctcgtgttccaaaacctatacatcctagctgaccactacaggtatatatagaataagcttgatagtgccagtatatcactggcttttagttatataggaaaattctaagCCAAAAGCCAGATCTTGTgcacatgtgaccaggactgtggtcACATGGTTCTTCTATGTGATTATTTAAAGGCCATGTTTCTAATAAGTGCCATGATCCTCTGCCTCCGCTGTTGAATCTGTAATATTTCCTATATGTGAAAAGGTACGTTAAGTCTCCTCTCTTCTCCGTGGCCTCCTGCCTTTGTTACCACCGATTGAAGTAAGTGTTACCACTGCATTTTTTGGCAATTTGCCCTTTGTCTGTCTCATGGTTGACATTTATGCCCTTGTTTACATGCAGGAAATTGTTCTTTAagtctttaaagaagttgtccagttaccaaaactgatttttttttttctgataaatcttgctaatatgtgcccctcaacacatctattatgttttttcagcaaaattacctttcattgtgcactagcagcacacggtcattgctggctccagctctgatggggttaatctctcctctgacttcctgtgttcagttcctacaagtcccagaattctttgtggctctagggcggtgtctagcttatctaacacacccattgtgtctattacacccactctgctcccacccaaaccctcctccctgcctcttcccagtggatgtgcactcagagaaatcacaaagacagcagcagctctacacagccaggggaagaaagtgtgtgtgagcgtatatacagtgtatgtgtatatacagtgtgtgtgcgtatatacagtgtgtgtgcgtatatatacagtgtgtgcgtatatatacagtgtgtgagtgtgtatgtgtgtgtgtgtgtatgtcatactcacctgtctgcagggtccgggtgccatgcttgcttccagcccctaTCTCAGTACCGCGCAGTCTCCccagggcacgcacgaagcttgcaggacctggcggtggatcacctgatgcagtcacctgacgcatcagctgatcgtaattctcgcggtgtcgcccggccggctatcagctgatcctgccgtcaggggacttcatcagctgattaccggcagctgctgcagggatcggacaggatcagactctcatccgatcgctgcaggagctgccggtaatcagcacataagtgagtatttatttctttttttttttgcaccgatgcatcagctgattgtataatcggcttttatacaatcagctgatgtgtgatgggattcaggcacttgatcctgacacatcatctgatcgctttgccttccagcaaaccgatcagatgatattggatccggattggacggcgcgggaccctaacccaggattactgcggaggggggtttatttcaataaagatggagtcactaattgtgttgtgttttatttctaataaaaatatttttctgtgtgttgtgttttttttttttttatcattactagaaattcatggtggccatgtctaatattggcgtgacaccatgaatttcgggcttagggctagctgataatatacagctagccctaactccattattacccggctagccacccggcttcagggcagctggaagagttggatacagcgccagaagatggcgcttctatgaaagcgccattttctggggtggctgcggactgcaattcgcagtgggggtgcccagaaagcttgggcacccttcactgtggattccaatccccagctgcctagttgtacccggctggacaccaaaattaggcaaagctcacgtcattttttttttaaattatttcatgaaattcatgaaataattaaaaattaaaaggggcttctctatatatttggttcccagccgggtacaaataggcagctgggggttgggggcagcccgtacctgcctgctgtacccggctagcatacaaaaatatggcgaagcccatgtcatttttttttttctttttgggtaaaaaactgcatacagtcctggatggaggatgctgagccttgtagttctgcagctgctgtctgctctcctgcatacactagtgaatggaagatgctgagccttgtagtcctgcagctgctgtctgctctcctgcatacactagtaaatggaggatgctgagccttgtagttctgcagctgctgtctgctctcctgcatacactagtgaatggaggatgctgagccttgta from the Anomaloglossus baeobatrachus isolate aAnoBae1 chromosome 11, aAnoBae1.hap1, whole genome shotgun sequence genome contains:
- the LOC142255905 gene encoding indolethylamine N-methyltransferase-like → MDSCNYKLYHVDGFDSRQSLETYFSDKEGMVFHEDSLIFPIENLTKTFTKGHIKGDVLIDLSFGSMVHHLFAACDFFKNIIVLKFSDRCIMELKRWVDERTGAFDWQHAAKLHVDIKESSEQTHERENKVRSALQHVVKFNPEEENMMDPIVLPPADCIVTFCMIEFISKDKDDFIRYLKKFSRLLNPGGHIIFLGSLEGTHATVGKDKIRFLNYDEDFARKALVDAGFVIDNCEVKKRTLVSDLTDYKAMIFIAAHKDTV